The Diceros bicornis minor isolate mBicDic1 chromosome 26, mDicBic1.mat.cur, whole genome shotgun sequence sequence TGACCCCAGTACTTCCACTCGCCTGCGAGGCTGGGAGGCCCACAGAGCACGCCTGTTCTGGGAACATTCCCTCTCCACCCAAGCAGGTCTAATCCAAATTCTATCgattatttcagaatatcagATATTTCAGAATATCTCCTTTTTGGTGAAATCCGAATAATTGTGTCAATGCCAATTTCCTGGTTTGGATGTTGCAttatagttatgtaagatgttaccactgggggaaaCTCGGTGAAGGGTACATGGAACCTTCCTGTTCATATTTTTCAATtccctgtgaatctataattatttcgaAATAAAAAACGTCCTGTTAAAAATCTCCTTTTCAActtccttcccactccccagGCCACCCCTTATCACTTCCCTCTTGGATCCTTGCAACCACCCCCTGGTTTTCCTCCTGTCTTTGGTCTTGGCACACACTGTCCACCCAGAGAACCTCGGATTTTGCCCTGTCTCACCCTGTAATAACCAGGGGAGGCTGCTCTCGGCTTGCTGGGCTGAGCAGGTGCTCAAGACCTCCAGACCTTTCCAACCTTATCTGCCGCTTTTTATTTTGCTGTGCCCTGCCTCCCCACGGTGTCCCTCCATCTGGGGTCTTTGTGGAGGCTGTCCCACACTCCATTCCAGGACTACCCTTTCCCTCTCCATTAACCGTAAAAGCCCCCCTGAGTTTCCCCTGATGCTAAGAAGAGTTTCCCACCTATTAAAAGGGAGCAATAACCCCTTTCGCCTCCCTGAAAGGATCCAGTGTGTGATAGGTGGAACAACGCCTTTAATAAATGATTATCAGTAAATTATTCAAGGGGAGGCCGGACCAAGGCCTGCAGATCTTGCCCCCAGCCTCCCCGACAACACACCCTCAACCGCCAGGCCCCTCTAAaggccaggccccgcccctcggAGGCGCTCCGACGCCCAGGCTCCGCCCCCGGGACCCTCCAccggccaggccccgccccctcgaGACCCCCCACGGGCCAGGTCCCGCCCCTCGGGTCGCTCCAACGGCTAGGCCGCGCCCCGCGTGCGTGCGCGGCTCCGCGCAGACGTGCGGGCGCCCGCGTGGCCGGAGGCTGAGGTGGCAGCGGCTTTGCTAACATGGAGCTGCCGCAGATTCCGGAGCTGATGGGGCTGTCGCTGTTGCTCGGGCTGCTGGCCCTGATGGCGACGGCGGCGGTAGCGCGGGGGTGGCTGCGCGCGGAGGACGAGACGGGTGGCCGGTCCGCGGGTTAGTGGGGCACGAGCCGGTAGGGGCAACCCACGGGGACCCTGCTGCCGGCCTCTCTCTGGTCCGACCTGCGGTTCGGGCCTGCGTGGGTGCCGGGGACCCGCTCAGGTTCTCCTCTTGTGAAATGAGCTTCGCCCCCGGGACGAGGGGCCGCCTCGCCGGGCTGGTGGCGCCCCTCCGGGAGGATAGTGAGAACCGGGTCCCGCGCTGCCGCCCTCGGTGGTCGAGGCCCGGCCGCTTGCCCTGCGCCGCAGCCCCTCCCCGGGTCGCTGCGAGAGCGCCGTGAACTCGCGGGCGCGCTGCTCGGTCGTTATTTCATGGAGGGGGGGCATTCATTCGCGAGCATTTGGACTAGTTCCCCGATGTGCAGCCACGTTTATGGAGTACCTACCACCTGTGTGGGCTTTAAATCTTTTCCTTTAGGGAGTCCACTGTGGGTAAGGGAGAGGAACATCTGAAAatgtaagtgaaaaataaaacctaAGAGGTTTCATAGCAGAGGTCAGTACTTGAGACGGGAAACCCAAGGGTGGGAGTGGTCAGCCCTGCTTTTTCGGTAGAGGGTCAAGGAAATCTTCACTGACAGTGGGGAACACGTGCGGCAGGTCTTGAAGGATAGGTGTGTGCGAGTTTGCCAGGAGGCcgagaagggaggaagaaggttGCTGGCAGTGAAGGCAAGGACTCCTGAGACAGCACGTGGTATGACTAGTGTGAGAGTAGAGGGGAGGCTTGTGGGGAGGCTTGTTAGACAAGGCTGGAGAGGTGAGCAGAGGGCAGATTGTGGCCATCtttgtgtgtgggcctcaggAGTTTTTTTCCTGTAGGAATTGAGGAGCATCTGTAGTGAGCTGTCGCATGCCAACTTTGTGCCTGGCCTGATTCTCAATTAAATTAGCTATTTTGTGCAAAACTGACAGGCGCCATTCCCCACACGGGGTAGGTGCTCAACATATGCTGACCGCCTCTCCTCCCTGGATTCCCTCTGGGATTCCTTGGAGCCTTTAATGCTTGTGTTGGGTACTCTGCTTGtcattttgtatatattatctCATCCAATTGTCACAACTTTAAGGAAGCCAAGGCCTAGAGcaattaagtaacttacccaaggccaGGGTCACCAGATTGGGTTGTGCACATTATTCCCTACGTAGGGATGACTGGCCAAGGATCTCTACTCCACTGGCCGTGCTGTGTACCCACTGAGCTATGCCAGCCCAAAGACGGTGGTGCCATGTGCACTAACAGCAAGCAGCCTCCTCAAGATCACTCAGTGGTAGAGACACAATCCAAACCCAGATCTAATTCCAAAGCCTCTGTTTTTGCCCACATAACTCTCTTCTTGAGGACAGGCCATGTCTTGTCATCTCTTGCTGTTCTACTGTGCCTGGCCAATCATAAGTGGTCAGTAAATGCTTATggagtgagtggatggatgacATGGTCTTTCCTTATAGGCCAAAAAGCAAATGGATTTCCACTTGACAAGTCCTTGAGATCCAAGAAGCAGAAACAGCATCAGCGGATTCGCAAGGAGAAGCCTCAACAGCACAACTTCACCCACCGCCTCTTGGCTGCAGCACTGAAGGTACATGGATACCCATGCACAGACTCACACCCCTGCTGACTTTTCCTTTGTGGTAATCTTTGCATGTTACAGACCCCTCTGCCTCTAACCAAAATTGGTAGGGATGCCCCATCCTATCTCTTCTCATCACGTCCCATCAGCAGCTTGCTGTTaatccaggcagcagggccccaGAGTCATGGctgcagattgggcttccccatCTACCCAAGGGGTCCCTGTTCACACTTCCTGCAACCCTTCCCCTAGAGCCACAGTGGGAACATATCTTGCATGGACTTTAGCAGCAATGGCAAGTACCTGGCGACCTGCGCAGACGATCGCACCGTCCGCATCTGGAGCACCAAGGACTTCCTGCAGCGGGAGCACCGCAGCATGAGAGCCAACGTGGAGCTGGACCATGCCACCTTGGTGCGCTTCAGCCCTGACTGCAGGTGGGACAGGATGGAGCCTCAGGTTTGCCTGCAGAAGCTCAGCTCCAGACTTATGTCCTTCCCATTCCTGGTTTGGGATAGTGAGGGGGGACCCAGGGTCTCCCTTGGGGCCGCAGAAAGAGAGCATCCAGACAGCCTGAGCACTGCCCAGGGCTCCCTGGAGAGCTATGCAGCTACACGGCAAGGAAGCAGAGAGGCACAGATCTGTTCCCACTTGGGAAGCACCAAAGCCTGGCTTCCAGATTAGTCTTGGGAGCTATAATGGGTTTCTAAACCCTAAAGAGAAACCAAAGGAGCCAAAGCTATGAGagtcctatcttttttttttttttttttgaggaagattcgccctgagctaacatctgtgccaatcttcttctatttttttcatatgtgggacacctccacagcgtggctggtgagtggagtatgtccgtgccctggatccgaacccgtggacctgggctgctgaagcagagtgcacaaaacttgaaccactcagccaccAGCCTGGGCCCCGAGAGTCCTATCTTTTGATAGTTTTAAGAGATTTTGAACCAAGAGGTTAAGTTGTAATGCAAGACTGTAGGGCATGAAGGGAGATCTTGGTTTTCCTCAGAGCCTAGAATAGGCCCTGGCACACACAGGCCTCCATGTCCAAATGAGTGAGTAAGTTGTCCGCTCCCTGTCTCTAGAGCCTTCGTCATCTGGCTGGCCAATGGAGAGACCCTCCGTGTCTTCAAGATGACCAAGCGAGAAGATGGGGGCTATACCTTCACGGCCACCCCAGAGGACTTTCCTAAAAAGCACAAGGCACCCATCATCAACATTGGCATTGCTGACACAGGTAAGAGGCATTCAGAGGGTGGAGCTTGCTTAAGGTAAGAGGGAATGGCCCCAGTTATGTTTGCTGAATCAGTTAATGCTGCCTGAGAGTTATGCTCAGCCTCAAAGTGTGACAAAGGGGCTCTGGCTCTGGGTTCCCCTGGAATCCTAGGAGCCACGGCAAGTCCCCAGGGGAGGCAGGTAAGAGCCACAGTCTTTAGCAAAGTCCTCATCTGTGGTGACCCTTGGCCTGGGAGGGGAGCATGGATACTTTGGACAGCAAAAACCTTCATAAGTGTCTCCTTGGAGAATGACAGTTGCTCAGGTCATTGACCTCAACTCCTGTCACTCTCCTCACCCCTCAGGGAAGTTCATCATGACTGCTTCCAGTGACACCACTATCCTCATCTGGAATCTGAAAGGTCAGGTGCTGTCAACAATCAACACCAATCAGATGAACAATATACATGCTGCTATATCCCCTTGTAGCAGGTGAGAAAGAGGGAACTTTGGCATCTGGGATGGGCAGAGGttggggctgggggccagggacAGAGCAGAGAGCCAGCTTCAAATAGTGGAAAGAGCATCCAGTGTGGAATCAGGACTCCTAGGTTCAAGTCCTTAgtctttatttcctcatctgttattTTTAGAACGTTGGGGTGGGGATTTAGGGGTACTGCATATCTTATAGCATGGCTGTGAGGATGAACTGAGTCACGTATATAAAAGCACAAGGTACAGTGTCATTTAGTTAGAAGATGATTAACTTTCTCAGGAAAGAGGTTTAGTGGGTTTTCAGAAACAAGATGCCATTAAAATTAAGTTTCAAAGGAAGTTGGGTTGTATGGCAGGTTTGTGGCCTCATGTGGCTTCACTCCGGATGTAAAAGTTTGGGAAGTCTGCTTTGGGAAAAAGGGGGACTTCCAGGAGGTTGTGCGAGCTTTTGAACTAAAGGGCCACTCTGCAGCCGTCCACTTCTTCGCTTTCTCCAATGACTCCCGGAGGTGAGTGAATCCTCTCTGATTTCTTACCAGTGGCTCTGAGTCGCTCTTGGCAACTGGGTCGTCCTGCCTGTCTTGGCAGCAGCTCTGAAGTGGGTGGGGTGGCTGGCCCTCAGCAGAAAGTAGACACAGCAGTGGAGTTAGCTTCCTAGCTGGAGCCCCTAGTGCTGtcccagtgccctcccctccaggGTGTTTTGGGGCTAGGGCCGTGATTTTCCATGCTACAGgatggcctctgtctccaaggaTGGCACATGGAAACTGTGGGACACAGATGTGGAATACAAGAAACAGCAGGATCCCTACTTGCTGAGGACAGGCCGCTTTGAAGACGCAAGCACTGTGCCGTGCCGCCTGGCACTCTCCCCTGATGCCCAGGTCTTGGCCCTGGCCAGTGGCAGCAGTATTCATCTCTACAATACCCGGCGGGGTGAGAAGGAGGAGTCCTTTGAGCAGGTCCATGGGGAGTGTATCACTGACTTGTCCTTTGACATCACTGGCCGGCTTCTGGCCTCCTGTGGGGACCGGGCAGTGCGACTCTTCCACAACACCCCTGGCCACCGGGCAGTGGTGGAGGAAATGCAGGGCCTCCTGAAGCGTGCTTCCAACGAGAGTACCCGCCAGAGGCTGCAGCAGCAGCTGACTCAGGCCCAAGAGGCCCTGAAGAGCCTGG is a genomic window containing:
- the TBL2 gene encoding transducin beta-like protein 2 isoform X2 — translated: MELPQIPELMGLSLLLGLLALMATAAVARGWLRAEDETGGRSAGQKANGFPLDKSLRSKKQKQHQRIRKEKPQQHNFTHRLLAAALKSHSGNISCMDFSSNGKYLATCADDRTVRIWSTKDFLQREHRSMRANVELDHATLVRFSPDCRAFVIWLANGETLRVFKMTKREDGGYTFTATPEDFPKKHKAPIINIGIADTGKFIMTASSDTTILIWNLKGQVLSTINTNQMNNIHAAISPCSRFVASCGFTPDVKVWEVCFGKKGDFQEVVRAFELKGHSAAVHFFAFSNDSRRMASVSKDGTWKLWDTDVEYKKQQDPYLLRTGRFEDASTVPCRLALSPDAQVLALASGSSIHLYNTRRGEKEESFEQVHGECITDLSFDITGRLLASCGDRAVRLFHNTPGHRAVVEEMQGLLKRASNESTRQRLQQQLTQAQEALKSLGVLKK
- the TBL2 gene encoding transducin beta-like protein 2 isoform X1 — encoded protein: MTGQGSLLHWPCCVPTELCQPKDGGAMCTNSKQPPQDHSVVETQSKPRSNSKASVFAHITLFLRTGHVLSSLAVLLCLANHKWSVNAYGVSGWMTWSFLIGQKANGFPLDKSLRSKKQKQHQRIRKEKPQQHNFTHRLLAAALKSHSGNISCMDFSSNGKYLATCADDRTVRIWSTKDFLQREHRSMRANVELDHATLVRFSPDCRAFVIWLANGETLRVFKMTKREDGGYTFTATPEDFPKKHKAPIINIGIADTGKFIMTASSDTTILIWNLKGQVLSTINTNQMNNIHAAISPCSRFVASCGFTPDVKVWEVCFGKKGDFQEVVRAFELKGHSAAVHFFAFSNDSRRMASVSKDGTWKLWDTDVEYKKQQDPYLLRTGRFEDASTVPCRLALSPDAQVLALASGSSIHLYNTRRGEKEESFEQVHGECITDLSFDITGRLLASCGDRAVRLFHNTPGHRAVVEEMQGLLKRASNESTRQRLQQQLTQAQEALKSLGVLKK